In Planctomycetota bacterium, the genomic stretch ATCGTCACCGCTCGCGACCACCTCACCATCCACTGGACCCCCGAGGATGCCTGGCGCACCGTCCTCGCCTTCTCACGCATGGACCCCGAGCTCGCCCGCACTGGCTACAAGCTGGGCAAGGATGTGCGCGACTGGAAGGTCGCCTGGGCGCAGAAAGACCTCCTTGATTCCGGGCCATCCCGCGACAACATCGTCCCAATCCTCTACCGCCCCTTTGACATCCGCTACACCTACTACACCGGCAAGTCCAGCGGCTTCCATTGCAGACCCCGCCCCGAAGTCATGCGCCACATGCTCCAGAACAACCTGGCATTGCTCGCTCCAAGGCGGGTGGAACATATCGGGGAATGGCAACACACATTCGTCTGCACAGCTTTGTCAGATCATGTGGCAGTCTCGCTCAAGACCATTGATTACCATTTCCCGCTCTACGCATGGCCTGGTGCGCTGGACCGTGACATGTTCGCTCACCCTGATCCCTCGCATCGCCAGGCGAATCTTCACAAGGGCCTTCTGCCGGCGCTGGCCGGGGCGTTTGGGCGCGAGGCGGAGCCGGAGGAGGTGTTCAACTACATCTACGGCGTGCTGTACGCGCCCACGTACCGCGAGCGGTATGCGGAGTTCCTGCGGGTTGACTTCCCCCGGGTGCCGTTCACGCGCGACGCGGAGCTTCTCGGCAAAGTGGCAGCCCTCGGCGGCCGCCTCGTGGAGCTTCACCTCTTGCGCTCGCCCGAACTTCACCCGCCCTCCGCCCGCTTTGAGGGCAAGGGCGACAGCAAGGTGGCCAAGGGCGCAAAGGCCGGCGTCCGCTATGACCCCCAAGCCCAGCGGGTCTACATCAACGCCACGCAACACTTCGCCCCCGTGCCCCAGGAGGTGTGGGACTACCGCGTTGGGGGCTACCAGGTGTGCGAGAAGTGGCTCAAGGACCGCCGCGAGCGCACGCTGAGCGTGGAGGAAATCAGGACCTACTGCCGCATCGTGACAGCGCTGGGGAAGACCATTGGGATTCAGCAGGCCCTGGACGAGCTGTATCCCGCCATCGAGGAGAGCCTGCTGTCCCTCGACCTCGGCTCCTGATCCAGGAGGACTTGCCATGCGAAGCGGGCTCGCGATCATCGTGCGCGCGGCTGCGGTGCTGATTTCATTAGGGGGAACAGGTGTGGACGCGGGCGAGACGCTTTACAACGGGATTATGTTGCCAAGCCCCTGGCCGCCGAGGGTGGAGAAGCTGACGAATGAGCCGATGAAGCCGCCTTACCTCACCTCGCCACCTGCGGTCATCCCAATTGACGTCGGGCGGCAGCTCTTCGTGGACGACTTCCTGATTGAGAAGACGGACCTTAAGCGCACGTTCCACCTGGCCGAGCTGCACCCCGCCAATCCTGTGCTCAAGCCCGACACAGAGTGGGAGACCTCGACGAAGCGCGACCCGACGGCGATGGTCTTCAGCGACGGCGTCTGGTTCGATCCCGCCGACAAGTTGTTCAAGATGTGGTACATGGGCGGCTACGTGAAGGGCACCTGCTACGCGACCTCGAAGGACGGCATCCAGTGGGAGAAGCCGGCCCTCGACGTGAAACCCGGCACCAACGTCGTGCAGGAAGGCTGGCGCGACTCCTCGACCACCTGGCTCGACCTCGAGGAGAAAGACCCCGCGAAACGCTGGAAGATATTCGTCGTCCAGTCCCACGAGAAGAAGTGGAAGCTCTCGGTGCACTTCTCGCCCGACGGCATCCACTGGGGCGAGCGGGTGGCTTGGAGCACGCCCGTGGGCGACCGCACGACGGTGTTCTACAACCCGTTCAGAAGGGTGTGGGTCTACGGCATCCGCAGCGGCATGCTCACCCGCTCGCGCTTCTACCGCGAACACCCCGACGCGCTAGCGGGCGCCACGTGGACGCCCGAGGAGGCCGTGCCCTGGGTGGGCGCCGACACGGACGACCCGCCCCGCGACGACCTGAAGATTCAGCCGCAACTCTACAACCTCGATGCCGTGGCCTACGAGAGCCTGATGCTCGGCCTCTTCACCATCTGGCCCGGTCAGCCGAAGGACCGCGCGAAGCCGAACTACGTGTGCCTCGGCTTCAGCCGCGACGGCTTCCACTGGAGCCGGCCCGACCACCGCCCCTTCATCGGCGTTTCCGAGAAGTACGGCGACTGGAACTGGGGGAACGTGCAGTCGGCGGGCGGCGGCTGCCTGGTCGTGGGCGACAGGCTCTACTTCTACTTCAGCGCCCGCGCGGGCATCCAGGGCTCCACCGCCTCGGGGGTGTGCACCACGGGCCTGGCCACGCTGCGGCGCGACGGCTTCGCCTCGATGGACGGCACGGGCACTCTTACCACCCGCCTCGTGCGCTTCAAGGGCAAGCACCTCTTCGTCAACTCCGCCGGCGAGCTGCAAGCCGAGGTGCTGGGCGAGGACGGCCAACCCATCGCCCCCTTCACTCGCGATGCCTGCACTGTGGGCGGGGCGTCTGTGCCCCGCGACTCCACCTGCCAACCCATCCGCTGGAAGGGTGCAGACGACTTGGCCGCGGTCGCAGGCAAGCCTGTCCGCTTCCGATTCCATCTGAAGGACGCGCGGCTCTACGCTTTCTGGGTCAGCCCCGACGCCTCAGGGGCCAGCCACGGCTACGTGGCCGCGGGCGGCCCGGGCTTCACCGGCCCCACCGATACCGTCGGCCTGGGCGCGCGCTAACAATCCTACGCCGTCGCGCACCATGTAGATCGTGAGGGGCGGTACGTCAAGCAGTTCGAAAGGAGCAACGCGATGGGAAGGCAGATGTTCGTTGCCGTCCTGGTTCTCGGGGCGGCTCTGGTCAGCAACGTGTGGGCAGGCGGCAAGCGCGAGAAGGTGCCGGCGAAGGAGGCTAACGGCATCCTCGTGTCGGCCACGCTCGACGGCGCGACCATCAAGTGGAAGCTCGCCCTCGACAACGAGGGCGAGAAGGTGCTCGACATGGCCTCGCCCGTCGCCGTCCAGTACATCGAGAAGAACGGCCAGATGCTCGCCCGCAGGGTCGGCCCGCCTCCCAAGCCCGGGCGCGAGGGCAAGGGCAAGCTCCTCACGGCCCAGGGCGCGTTCGTGAAGGGCGAGGTTCAGGGCAAGAGGTTTGCCATCACCCTCAAGATCGGCGAGGGCGAGAAGGCGACCGAGCAGACCTTCCTGCTGCCCTCCGAGGTCACGGTCAGCTACCAGGAGGGCCCCCCTCTCACGGCGCTCGCCATCGAGGCGACCCGCAAGGCCGACAAGGCGGAGAAGCCGGCGAAGCCCGGCGGCAACAAGGCAGGCAAGGAGGCCGGCGTCAAGCCGCCTGAGAATCTGTGAGGCGCCGCCTCCTGAGCCCGGCCGGCCGCTACGGGCCAATAGCCTTGAGGAATGCGCCCAGTTCGTCTTCGACCCGCCGCAGCGTGACTTGCATACCGAGAGCCAGCGGCGCCATCTTGCGCCAACGCAACTCGAAGGTGTAGGCGTGCCGGAAGACGTGGCGGAAGTCCATGTATTCTTGGAGCGTCTCGTTGAGGGCCTCCGAGAGGACTGCGGGGCGTTTCGAGCTGGCCTTGGTCATGCTCTCCAGTAACTCCGTGTGCCAGAACTCGCCATGGGGCGCGCCGCCATCCATCTCCACGGCTACCCGTTTGAGCAGGCGCTCGATGCCGGAGTAGAACGAGTGCAGGATCGCTGCGAGTGCCGGGACCTCGTCCACACCTGGTTCCCGGCGCTGCGCGTTCGACAATAGCTCATGATGGGCAGCAAGAAGGCACCGGAGTTGCTCGAGGTCCGTGGCCACCTGCTTCCTGAGGCTATCCCACACGCTGTAGCTCCCCTTCGTCCCTGAGGTAGCGGGTGAACGGGTTCTCCTCGTCGAGATCCACGAGGTCGAGGGGGCGGCGAAGGATGCGGCGCGCGGCCCCCATCGCCTTGAAAAACACCTCGGGCGGCAGACCGCTCACTGCGAGGTCAACATCCGAGCCCTCGCCCGCGGTGGCCTTGAGAATCGAGCCGAACAGATACACTTCACGCGCCCCGGCAGCTTTGAGTGCCTGCGCGGCCTCCCGGATTCGCGCGTCCATCTCACTGGCCATATCCGCACTCCTGGTTGAGGGCTGTCGCGGCGGCCGCTCCCCCCACGCTATAGGATAGGCCAGCGGCGGCCCGCTGTCAACGATTTGCAATGGAAGCGCCATTCTGGTACTGTAACGCCTCGCAGACTGCTCGAAATCGCCCTCACCGCCCCCGAGGAGCAGGAATGCCTGAGCCGTTCCCGAATCACCTCATCAGCATCCCCAACAGCGTGGTGAGCTTCAAGCACTACTTCCTGGTGCACGATCAGCGCTTCGGCCGCACGGCCATCTACCTGGGCATCCTGGCCGTACTCGTGACGGCGCTGAGCCTGGGCCTGGGCATCCTGGGCTACGCCCGCGAGGCGCCCAAGATCGAGGCCCGCCAGGCCAAGGGCATCGAGGAGAAGCTGGCGGCCGTGACGTTCCAAGGCGGCAGGGCCGCCTCGCAGGCCGCCCAGCCGATGGTTCTGTACGAAGACTATGAGACTCTCGGCGGCCGGGCCGAGCGCACCGAGGAGGGCAAGGCACCCGAGACCCGCAAGGCGCGCACCTTGCTCGTCGTGCTCGACACCACGGGCAAGATCACCACGCCCGAAGCCCTGGCGGCCTTTGCCGGCTGCCCCGAGCCGAAGCGGATCATCCTCCTCGGCCCGAAGTCGATCCTCTCCGCCGAGCCCCAGACCCCGCAGCAGGAGCAGGCGCCCAAGCCAGAGCCCTATACCAAGGAGAAGCTCGAGGAGCTGCGCAAGCTCCTCGAGGAAAAGGGCGCCAAGCTGCCCGAGATCACCCTCGATGAGGTCGGCACCGCGAAGTTCACCCTCGAGGCCGGCAAGGTCCACCTCATCGTGTACACGCCCGACCTGATGGTGCTGGTCGACACGACGGACAAGGGCCTCTCGCCCCTCCAGGCCCGCTGGGTGCTGGCCCAGGAGCGGCCCGAGACGCAGACGCCGGAGTTCCTCGCCCTCATCACTGCCACGGAGGCCGTGCTCAAGGCGCACTATGAGAAGGCCCCCAGGATGCTCGACTTCCAGGCCCTTGGCGACCTGACGGCAGTCTCGGTGAGCCGCTGGATCGCCGCCTCCGCGCGTCGGGCACGCCATGACCTCATCCTTCAGGTGCTGCCGTCCAACGCCGTCAAGATGCTCTTCTACCTGGCCTTCGAGGTGCTGGTGGTGGCTCTCATCTGCTCGGCCGCGGGCCTTCTCGTGAGCGGCGTGCTGCGCGCCGGCATCCCCTACAGCCAGATCCTCACCATGGCCGTCTACGCCATGACCCCGGCGCGGCTTCTCCTGCCGATCTTCGTGGCGCTGGCGGGCCTCCAGGACGATTGGGTGGCGGCCCTGCCCTTCGTTGTCGGCGCCGGCTACACGGCCATGGCCGTGTACCGCACTGCCCGCGAACTGGGCGGCACGGGCCCCTTCGTTGCCCCTGCCCCGAAGCTGTAACAGGCGGCGCGCGGCCCGTCCTATCTGTCCCATCGGTGCTATTGGCGGTTGACAAACCACCCCGGCTGCGCCATGCTCTACCCGTCCAAAGCGGTGTCAGGTGTCAGGTGTTGGGGGTGAGGAGCCAAACGACCACGGTCCTGGGCTTCTCCCTCGTACCCCAACACCTGTCACCCAACACTTGACATCGCCTCTCTCCGCCCGGAACCCTCTAGCTGAGAGGAACTGCTATGGGTATCGCTGTGAGCCGCCGCGAGTTCCTTGCCGCCTCCGCCGCGGGTGTGGGGCTGGCTGCCGCAGCCGGCCGGGCCGCCGAGGCGCCGGCCTTCAAGACGAAGCTCCACAAGGCCGTGATCCACGGCTATCCCACCGAGGCGTCGCTCAAGCCCATCAAGGATGCCGGCTTCGAGGGCATCGAGTGCGGCGACTGGAACAAGTCGCCCGACGAGGCGGCGAAGGCCCGCGAGGCGGCCGAGAAGGTCGGCCTGCGCATCCACTCCGTGATGCGCGCGTGGGTGAACTTCAACAACCCCGCGAGCGTAGAGGGCGACATCAAGAGCGTGGAGACGGCGCTCAGGGCCGCTCAAGGCTACGGCGCCGACGCCATCCTGCTCGTGCCCTGCCGCATCGGGGGCGCCGCCCCGCAGGCCTGGGAGTTCGACATCCGGTTCGACGAGAAGACCGGCCACATCACCCAGGTGGTCGCGGGCGACAACGAAAAGTACAAGGCCTATATCGAGGCGCACAACAAGGCGTCCGACGACTCGATTGCGGCGCTCAAGAAGCTCATCCCCGTGGCCGAGCAGACCAAGGTCGTCATTGCCCTCGAGAACGTGTGGAACAACCTGTGGGTCAAGCCGGCCATCTTCAAGTGGTTCGTGGCCTCGTTCCAGAGCCCGTGGATCGGCGCCTACTTCGACATCGGGAACCACGTGAAGTACGCCCCGCCCGAGGAGTGGCTGCGCGCGCTGGGGCCGCTCACGGTGAAGCTGCACGCCAAGGACTTCAAGCTGAACCCCGACGGCAAGGGCGGCAACTGGGCCAACATCGGCGAAGGCAGCGTCAACTGGCCGGCCGTCCGCGCCGAGGTCGAGAAGATCGGCAAGGACCTCTGGCTCACCAACGAGAGCGGCGG encodes the following:
- a CDS encoding helicase, with protein sequence MSAKHSTIHHAHFWGTREAKAAWLNAHDIRTTEWRKLRPSPSLYLFVPRDERLAHIYEAFPSLPKLFPTNSVGIVTARDHLTIHWTPEDAWRTVLAFSRMDPELARTGYKLGKDVRDWKVAWAQKDLLDSGPSRDNIVPILYRPFDIRYTYYTGKSSGFHCRPRPEVMRHMLQNNLALLAPRRVEHIGEWQHTFVCTALSDHVAVSLKTIDYHFPLYAWPGALDRDMFAHPDPSHRQANLHKGLLPALAGAFGREAEPEEVFNYIYGVLYAPTYRERYAEFLRVDFPRVPFTRDAELLGKVAALGGRLVELHLLRSPELHPPSARFEGKGDSKVAKGAKAGVRYDPQAQRVYINATQHFAPVPQEVWDYRVGGYQVCEKWLKDRRERTLSVEEIRTYCRIVTALGKTIGIQQALDELYPAIEESLLSLDLGS
- a CDS encoding nucleotidyltransferase domain-containing protein — translated: MASEMDARIREAAQALKAAGAREVYLFGSILKATAGEGSDVDLAVSGLPPEVFFKAMGAARRILRRPLDLVDLDEENPFTRYLRDEGELQRVG
- a CDS encoding DUF1189 family protein, with the translated sequence MPEPFPNHLISIPNSVVSFKHYFLVHDQRFGRTAIYLGILAVLVTALSLGLGILGYAREAPKIEARQAKGIEEKLAAVTFQGGRAASQAAQPMVLYEDYETLGGRAERTEEGKAPETRKARTLLVVLDTTGKITTPEALAAFAGCPEPKRIILLGPKSILSAEPQTPQQEQAPKPEPYTKEKLEELRKLLEEKGAKLPEITLDEVGTAKFTLEAGKVHLIVYTPDLMVLVDTTDKGLSPLQARWVLAQERPETQTPEFLALITATEAVLKAHYEKAPRMLDFQALGDLTAVSVSRWIAASARRARHDLILQVLPSNAVKMLFYLAFEVLVVALICSAAGLLVSGVLRAGIPYSQILTMAVYAMTPARLLLPIFVALAGLQDDWVAALPFVVGAGYTAMAVYRTARELGGTGPFVAPAPKL
- a CDS encoding TIM barrel protein, with the protein product MGIAVSRREFLAASAAGVGLAAAAGRAAEAPAFKTKLHKAVIHGYPTEASLKPIKDAGFEGIECGDWNKSPDEAAKAREAAEKVGLRIHSVMRAWVNFNNPASVEGDIKSVETALRAAQGYGADAILLVPCRIGGAAPQAWEFDIRFDEKTGHITQVVAGDNEKYKAYIEAHNKASDDSIAALKKLIPVAEQTKVVIALENVWNNLWVKPAIFKWFVASFQSPWIGAYFDIGNHVKYAPPEEWLRALGPLTVKLHAKDFKLNPDGKGGNWANIGEGSVNWPAVRAEVEKIGKDLWLTNESGGFSLAEFSRRFDLINQGKDPGERDK